From one Acidobacteriota bacterium genomic stretch:
- a CDS encoding prolipoprotein diacylglyceryl transferase: MHPNFIHLGFLTIPTFGLFAAMGLMLALTLSLRTAAVVGLSPDRLWNAGLFSIVAAFVFSRLLLVATNFTSFLSYPVLFLMVPSLTPLGLLLTVLVVILYLRMRGLPLLPTLDAWAPCATLAWAFLAIGHFTEGSDPGMPSALPWAISIVRGAPRHHPIGIYIALAAAIITVVLLRHLRSRRRAGDTAALALALCGAAQFFISFLREPEFMDNALATMLDPIQWVALGMIVTAALLWQQPRRQVTHAV; the protein is encoded by the coding sequence GTGCATCCCAACTTCATCCACCTCGGATTCCTGACCATCCCAACCTTCGGCCTGTTTGCCGCGATGGGGCTGATGCTTGCGCTTACGCTCAGCCTTCGCACCGCTGCCGTTGTTGGGCTTAGTCCGGACCGACTGTGGAACGCAGGATTGTTCAGCATCGTCGCCGCCTTCGTCTTCTCCAGGCTGCTGTTGGTCGCGACGAACTTCACGAGCTTCCTCTCCTATCCGGTGTTATTCCTGATGGTGCCGTCGCTGACTCCCCTGGGCTTGTTGCTGACTGTGCTGGTCGTCATTCTCTACCTGCGTATGCGTGGATTGCCGTTGCTGCCAACACTGGACGCCTGGGCGCCCTGCGCGACGCTCGCCTGGGCATTCCTGGCGATAGGCCACTTCACCGAAGGAAGTGATCCCGGTATGCCAAGCGCGCTTCCGTGGGCAATCTCGATCGTTCGCGGCGCGCCGCGCCACCACCCGATTGGGATTTACATCGCACTTGCCGCTGCGATCATCACCGTCGTTCTGCTGCGACACCTCCGCTCCCGGCGCCGCGCCGGAGACACGGCTGCACTTGCGCTCGCTCTTTGCGGGGCCGCACAGTTCTTCATCTCATTTCTCCGCGAGCCGGAGTTTATGGACAACGCGCTCGCGACCATGCTTGACCCCATCCAATGGGTGGCGCTGGGCATGATCGTCACCGCTGCGCTTCTCTGGCAGCAACCGCGCAGGCAGGTGACTCATGCCGTCTAA
- a CDS encoding RluA family pseudouridine synthase, producing the protein MPSKNMLPKGQRRHTVKPEYRATRGVEPPAAPAIPQVDIDDEAKESIHAFTAAPEAQGLRLDQYLAQAIPDISRARVQLLIEHGQVTVNSQPPKAKLKLQGGERIEIAGAPHPPPLHAFPEDIPLTILHEDKHLAIIDKPAGMMVHAGSGSVDPDGTDTRNHGTLVNALLYHFNKLSHVGGELRPGIVHRLDKQTSGIIVVAKDDSTHRKLSEMFASRELEKTYIALVHGRLPKENITVNLPIGRDLIRRTRMTTRRSADSEGVRPAVSHIKVLERIHSPGYGDFTLVEVRIETGRTHQIRVHLQALGHPVVGDTLYGAPHHFGQPQATLSLDRNFLHATRLVFDHPQTRKRLQIESPLPPLLQDLLASIRAD; encoded by the coding sequence ATGCCGTCTAAAAACATGCTCCCGAAGGGGCAACGCAGACACACGGTAAAGCCGGAGTACCGCGCCACACGCGGCGTCGAGCCTCCCGCCGCGCCCGCTATCCCGCAGGTCGACATCGACGACGAGGCAAAAGAGAGCATCCACGCATTTACCGCCGCGCCCGAGGCGCAGGGACTTCGCCTCGATCAATATCTCGCGCAGGCGATTCCCGACATCAGCCGCGCGCGCGTGCAGCTTTTGATCGAACACGGCCAGGTCACCGTCAACAGTCAGCCTCCAAAGGCGAAGCTGAAGCTACAGGGTGGCGAGCGCATCGAGATCGCTGGAGCGCCCCATCCTCCGCCGCTTCATGCCTTCCCTGAAGACATTCCTCTCACCATCCTGCATGAGGACAAACACCTCGCCATCATCGACAAGCCCGCCGGCATGATGGTCCACGCCGGCTCCGGATCTGTCGATCCCGACGGCACCGACACCCGCAACCATGGCACCCTCGTCAACGCTCTCCTCTATCACTTCAACAAGCTCTCGCACGTAGGCGGCGAACTGCGGCCGGGCATCGTGCATCGGCTCGACAAGCAGACGAGCGGCATCATCGTGGTCGCCAAGGACGACAGCACCCATCGCAAGCTCAGCGAGATGTTTGCCTCGCGTGAGTTGGAGAAGACATACATTGCTCTGGTGCACGGCCGTCTCCCGAAAGAAAACATCACCGTCAATCTCCCCATCGGCCGCGACCTCATCCGGCGTACCCGCATGACCACGCGCCGGTCTGCCGACAGCGAAGGCGTCCGCCCCGCCGTCTCGCACATCAAGGTGCTTGAACGCATTCATTCACCGGGGTACGGCGACTTCACTCTCGTCGAGGTCCGAATTGAGACGGGCCGGACCCACCAGATCCGTGTGCACCTCCAGGCGCTTGGCCACCCTGTCGTGGGCGACACACTTTACGGAGCGCCGCATCATTTTGGACAGCCGCAGGCAACGCTCTCGCTTGATCGCAACTTTCTCCACGCCACGCGGCTGGTCTTCGATCACCCACAGACCAGAAAGCGGCTCCAGATCGAGTCGCCGCTTCCCCCGTTGCTTCAGGATTTACTGGCTTCGATTCGTGCCGATTAG
- the pheS gene encoding phenylalanine--tRNA ligase subunit alpha — protein sequence MSDLIPQLSGYDEPSLDAEFNKLSNEMRTGATFISGSTEEEERFRLHWLGRKQGRLKLISDAWLKSAPSEARKPLGIRFNQLKQEIDEVIAKEAARRATGKTSQAQGIDITLPGTSRQPGIAHPLLNTMHEVVRVFHHLGYSTNLGPQVESDFYNFEALNFPPNHPARDTQDTLQIAGQQSRPSRDRLLMRTHTSPVQIRTMIAQVPPIRIVIPGKVHRNDAADATHSPIFHQIEGLCVDTNITFSDLKGTLDHAMKALFGSAVKTRFFPSFFPFTEPSADVQISCIFCGGAGCRKCKHSGWIELLGCGMVDPAVFASVTAERRKINPDDDAYNPEKITGFAFGMGVERIAMMLHGVSDIGQFYSGDMRFLEQFA from the coding sequence ATGAGTGACCTAATCCCACAACTTAGTGGTTATGACGAACCTTCTCTCGATGCAGAGTTCAACAAGCTCTCAAATGAGATGAGGACGGGTGCCACGTTCATTAGTGGCTCTACCGAAGAGGAAGAGAGGTTCCGTCTTCATTGGCTCGGCCGCAAACAAGGCCGCCTTAAGCTGATCAGTGATGCGTGGCTCAAATCTGCACCGTCCGAGGCTCGCAAACCTCTCGGCATCCGCTTTAACCAACTCAAGCAGGAGATTGACGAGGTTATCGCCAAGGAGGCTGCTCGCCGTGCTACTGGCAAAACATCTCAGGCGCAGGGAATCGACATCACGCTTCCCGGCACAAGCCGCCAGCCCGGCATCGCCCACCCGCTGCTGAACACGATGCACGAGGTCGTCCGGGTCTTCCATCATCTTGGCTACTCGACGAACCTTGGCCCGCAGGTAGAGAGCGACTTCTACAACTTCGAGGCGCTGAACTTTCCACCCAACCATCCCGCGCGCGATACCCAGGACACGCTCCAGATCGCCGGCCAGCAGTCGCGCCCCTCGCGAGACCGCCTGCTGATGCGGACACACACCTCGCCGGTACAGATTCGCACCATGATTGCGCAGGTGCCGCCCATCCGCATCGTCATTCCCGGCAAGGTGCACCGCAACGACGCCGCCGACGCCACGCACTCGCCGATCTTTCACCAGATCGAGGGCCTCTGCGTCGATACGAACATTACCTTCTCCGACCTGAAGGGCACGCTCGACCACGCCATGAAGGCGCTCTTCGGCTCGGCGGTGAAGACGCGCTTCTTCCCCAGCTTCTTCCCGTTCACGGAGCCGTCGGCCGACGTGCAGATCTCCTGCATCTTCTGCGGCGGCGCGGGCTGCCGCAAGTGCAAGCACTCAGGCTGGATCGAGCTGCTGGGATGCGGCATGGTGGACCCTGCAGTCTTCGCCTCCGTCACAGCCGAGCGCCGCAAGATCAACCCGGACGACGATGCTTATAACCCGGAGAAGATCACGGGCTTCGCCTTTGGCATGGGAGTCGAGCGCATTGCCATGATGCTGCACGGCGTCTCCGACATCGGTCAGTTCTATTCAGGCGATATGCGGTTCCTGGAGCAGTTCGCTTAG
- a CDS encoding phage holin family protein: MRWLLHWILNAIVLLVVAHFVQGFEISSFISALIAVVVIGLLNSTLGLLLKFVTLPLGILSFGLFFLLINAVILKLSSMFVPGFSVANWKAAFLGAVALAVLHLLFGLLGLKKNPAEA, translated from the coding sequence ATGCGCTGGTTGCTGCACTGGATTCTGAACGCAATTGTTCTGCTCGTCGTTGCCCACTTTGTTCAGGGGTTTGAGATCAGCAGCTTCATCTCGGCGCTGATTGCGGTGGTTGTGATCGGCCTGCTGAATTCGACGTTGGGGCTGCTGCTGAAGTTCGTGACACTACCGCTGGGGATACTCTCGTTCGGGCTGTTCTTTCTACTTATCAATGCAGTCATTCTGAAGCTGTCCAGCATGTTCGTACCCGGTTTTTCGGTGGCAAACTGGAAGGCCGCTTTCCTTGGAGCAGTGGCGCTGGCCGTGCTGCATCTGCTGTTTGGCCTTCTGGGACTGAAAAAGAATCCGGCCGAGGCGTAG
- a CDS encoding efflux RND transporter periplasmic adaptor subunit, translated as MSEQEPRIAPPSQDPRIASPEPEKPKGSGFRKWIVLLVIVLVVGAAVWKIRKNTEEQTSQGQKMAAMMDRPVPVQTVAVQQRTMPIYLTQLGTVTAYNTVTVRSRVDGQLLRVNVREGQAVRQGQLLAEIDPAPYQAALAQAQGQLARDQAQHANDLAQSNRYEALFQAGVVSHESAQTQTAAAGQSGGAIQADQAAIQAAKVNLNYTKIVSPINGVIGLRQVDPGNIVHASDTNGLLVVTQLQPIAVIFTLPEDHLPEVLDLVRRGKTLTVEAYDRSGATHLATGKLLTVDNQIDTTTGTVKVKAVFDNKDGALFPNQFVNVRLILEERPNAIVIPAAALLTGSQGNFLYVVKPGDPPAELQDAAPPTSRGRRPGSGGNGAGQQGAQQNQPHNYVETRVVKVDLTEGAQVILTDGVKAGEVIVVDGQEKLRNGSRVVPRQSANPNGPRPVNPNRADSGVGANSSTPERGQQQAQPRTGGKQP; from the coding sequence ATTAGTGAACAAGAGCCCCGGATCGCGCCTCCTTCTCAGGATCCGAGGATTGCTTCGCCTGAACCCGAGAAGCCTAAAGGATCGGGTTTCCGAAAGTGGATCGTCCTGCTGGTCATCGTGCTCGTTGTGGGCGCCGCCGTCTGGAAGATTCGCAAGAACACAGAGGAGCAGACGTCGCAGGGCCAGAAGATGGCAGCGATGATGGACCGCCCAGTTCCCGTGCAGACGGTCGCCGTTCAACAGAGAACCATGCCGATTTATCTGACCCAACTGGGCACGGTGACCGCTTACAACACAGTCACTGTACGATCGCGGGTCGACGGCCAACTGCTTCGGGTGAATGTGCGCGAAGGGCAGGCCGTCAGGCAGGGACAACTTCTTGCCGAGATCGATCCTGCGCCATACCAGGCGGCTCTGGCACAGGCACAGGGCCAGTTGGCGCGGGACCAGGCGCAGCACGCCAACGATCTGGCACAGTCCAACCGCTATGAAGCTCTCTTCCAGGCAGGCGTCGTCTCTCACGAGAGCGCGCAGACCCAGACGGCCGCGGCCGGACAGTCGGGTGGAGCGATACAGGCCGACCAGGCTGCCATTCAGGCTGCAAAGGTCAACCTGAACTACACCAAAATCGTCTCGCCGATTAACGGAGTGATTGGCCTGCGGCAGGTCGATCCCGGCAACATCGTCCACGCATCGGACACCAACGGTCTCCTCGTGGTCACGCAACTGCAACCGATCGCAGTGATCTTTACGCTGCCTGAAGACCATCTGCCCGAGGTTCTCGATCTGGTGCGCAGGGGCAAGACGCTCACCGTAGAAGCCTACGACCGTTCCGGCGCAACGCATCTTGCGACGGGCAAGCTGCTCACGGTCGACAACCAGATCGACACAACAACCGGGACCGTCAAGGTGAAGGCCGTATTCGACAACAAGGACGGCGCGCTCTTCCCCAACCAGTTTGTCAACGTCCGCCTGATCCTGGAAGAGAGACCCAACGCAATCGTGATTCCTGCTGCGGCGCTGCTTACCGGGTCGCAGGGCAACTTCTTGTACGTCGTCAAGCCTGGCGATCCCCCGGCTGAGTTGCAGGACGCCGCACCGCCAACCTCGCGCGGACGTCGCCCGGGCTCTGGCGGCAATGGCGCGGGACAGCAGGGTGCGCAGCAGAACCAGCCTCACAACTACGTCGAAACCCGCGTGGTGAAGGTCGACCTGACGGAAGGTGCGCAGGTTATCCTCACCGATGGCGTCAAGGCAGGAGAGGTCATCGTCGTCGATGGGCAGGAGAAGCTACGCAACGGCAGCCGGGTGGTTCCGCGGCAGTCTGCAAACCCGAACGGCCCCAGGCCTGTAAATCCCAACCGCGCCGATTCCGGGGTAGGAGCCAACTCCTCCACCCCTGAGCGCGGTCAGCAGCAGGCACAGCCTCGTACAGGAGGCAAACAGCCATGA
- the pheT gene encoding phenylalanine--tRNA ligase subunit beta, with amino-acid sequence MRVLTSWLRHYLPTLSVTDRQLADDLTLRGIAVEGVHPLADGHLFEMDITTNRVDAMNHYGIAREAATIYNLPLAPLHPQVGVGTLVDEPFSVRISPEAKGLCGRFTAQVLRGITIAPSTGKVAEYFGLLGQKQISNAVDASNFVLLGMGHPTHAFDLDKIEGGIIVRLARKGEKLRLLDGTERTLEADDLVVADEKKALALAGVMGGWDSMITPETKNILVEAAWFDPASVRRSSRRHMLHTDASHRFERGADFNAPRLASALVSVLILEAGGKPEGELIDVIDPDVAARTADRPPIELSVAQVRRHLGTTIDPEGISSEIVQQYLTSLGCQPLLHGLDVYLVKLPSWRLDLEREIDLIEEIARVYGYNRFANTIPTALPVTESPAAATERAVRTRLLELGFSETVSSSFASREDANLFYGADGAHAGRHAVAMENPLSEEASLLRPSLAPGMLTMLANNLNRDVREARLFEQGQVFTGTIPAGASHVTEVHETAQLSLGLTADAMQPTALHSAADAPVFDLKGVIESLASLVALPGGSAGLSFTTANTPAWLEPGRSAVALVNNRAFAVFGELAASERETRKLRQPVYLAQLDLERLYELPLKRATSRDLSRFQAVERDFSFVFPDSCAWKTIAEAIRALAIPEMTRLSPEEIFRDPKGKAVAQGHYSLLLRTVFQSYDRTLREEEIAGWSSRIVEVLTGLGGTQRA; translated from the coding sequence ATGAGAGTTCTTACAAGCTGGCTGCGCCACTACTTACCCACGCTTTCCGTTACCGACCGGCAGCTCGCCGACGACCTTACCCTTCGCGGCATCGCCGTTGAAGGTGTGCATCCGTTAGCGGACGGACACCTCTTTGAGATGGACATCACGACCAACCGCGTGGATGCGATGAACCACTACGGCATCGCGCGCGAGGCGGCTACGATCTATAACCTGCCGCTGGCGCCGCTACACCCGCAGGTTGGAGTGGGCACGCTCGTCGATGAGCCGTTTTCCGTTCGCATCTCACCTGAAGCCAAGGGCCTCTGTGGCCGATTCACGGCCCAGGTCCTGCGCGGGATCACAATCGCTCCGAGCACTGGCAAGGTCGCCGAATACTTCGGCCTTCTTGGCCAGAAGCAGATATCCAACGCAGTCGACGCATCGAACTTTGTCCTCCTCGGCATGGGCCATCCAACCCATGCCTTCGACCTGGACAAGATTGAGGGCGGCATCATCGTTCGCCTGGCGCGCAAGGGCGAGAAGCTCCGCTTGCTCGACGGTACGGAGCGCACACTCGAGGCCGACGACCTTGTCGTAGCCGACGAGAAGAAGGCCCTGGCGCTGGCTGGAGTGATGGGCGGGTGGGACTCGATGATTACGCCCGAGACGAAGAACATCCTCGTCGAAGCGGCATGGTTCGACCCTGCCAGCGTGCGCCGCAGCTCGCGGCGCCACATGCTGCATACCGATGCCAGCCACCGCTTCGAGCGCGGAGCGGACTTCAACGCACCCAGATTGGCGAGCGCACTGGTCTCGGTGTTGATTCTTGAAGCAGGTGGCAAACCTGAGGGCGAGTTGATCGATGTCATCGACCCGGATGTTGCGGCCCGCACCGCGGATCGCCCCCCGATTGAGCTTTCGGTTGCCCAGGTGCGCCGCCATCTTGGTACGACGATCGATCCCGAGGGCATCAGCAGCGAGATCGTCCAGCAATACCTTACCTCGCTTGGCTGCCAGCCCCTGCTTCACGGCCTTGATGTGTATCTCGTCAAGCTGCCGTCGTGGCGGCTCGATCTCGAACGCGAGATTGATCTGATCGAAGAGATAGCCCGCGTCTACGGCTATAACCGCTTCGCCAATACGATTCCTACGGCCCTGCCGGTCACGGAATCGCCTGCCGCTGCGACGGAACGGGCGGTGCGCACACGCCTGCTTGAACTTGGCTTCAGCGAGACGGTATCGAGTAGCTTCGCGAGCCGCGAAGACGCCAATCTCTTTTATGGAGCCGACGGCGCACACGCGGGAAGGCATGCGGTCGCAATGGAGAATCCGCTCTCAGAGGAAGCATCGCTGCTGCGTCCGTCGCTGGCGCCGGGAATGCTGACGATGCTCGCCAACAACCTCAATCGCGACGTGCGCGAAGCCCGTCTGTTTGAGCAGGGGCAGGTCTTTACGGGGACCATCCCGGCCGGTGCTTCGCATGTTACCGAGGTTCATGAGACCGCCCAGCTCTCTCTGGGGTTGACGGCAGATGCCATGCAGCCCACTGCGTTGCACTCTGCTGCGGACGCGCCGGTTTTTGATTTGAAGGGCGTCATCGAGTCGCTGGCTTCGCTGGTTGCACTGCCGGGAGGGAGCGCGGGGCTTTCTTTCACGACTGCGAACACGCCTGCGTGGCTTGAGCCTGGCCGCTCCGCCGTCGCTCTGGTGAACAATCGCGCCTTTGCCGTCTTTGGCGAACTCGCAGCCTCGGAACGTGAGACGCGCAAGCTACGCCAGCCGGTCTATCTGGCGCAGCTCGATCTGGAGCGGCTCTACGAGCTTCCTCTCAAGCGGGCCACCTCGCGCGATCTCTCCCGTTTTCAGGCAGTCGAGCGCGACTTCTCCTTTGTCTTCCCCGACAGTTGTGCGTGGAAGACGATTGCCGAGGCCATTCGTGCCCTTGCGATCCCCGAGATGACGCGGCTTTCACCCGAGGAGATCTTCCGCGATCCAAAGGGCAAGGCCGTCGCGCAGGGACACTACTCCCTGCTGCTGCGAACGGTCTTCCAGTCATACGACCGCACGCTGCGCGAAGAGGAGATTGCGGGCTGGTCATCGCGCATCGTCGAAGTCCTTACAGGACTTGGCGGCACGCAGAGGGCCTGA
- a CDS encoding UbiA family prenyltransferase: protein MSNSSGRDYVLAISGSALDTSIPALCVDLDGTLVKSDTLVDSALVLARQHPSLLLKLPRWLMQGKASLKRHITDAVSLDVAHLPYNRELLQFLEQQHAEGRPLYLATAADATLARRVADHLGIFTDVLASDGSNNLSGNNKLASFKQRFGDDFSYIGNARVDLPLLSCCREPMVANPTSGLRSALRRAHITPARTFTEQVSRPKAWLKAIRIHQWAKNVLIFLPMLLSHRLVPALLVAAGLAFLAFGLCASATYIVNDLLDIEADRLHPRKRRRPFASGDLSALSGIGVIVTFLVASAAIAIAIPHVTGRISPSIAAAAPYHFLGSHTQYAFLGWLTIYAITTLAYSLRLKRAVLVDVIVLSGLYTIRILAGSAATGVDVSTWLGSFSIFFFLSLAFVKRFAELENLRERGQAMAKGRGYHISDIEQLRSFGSASGYVSVAVLTLYISNLDAEQLYSHTKRLWLLVPVLLLWISRLWLQASRGELDEDPVVYAITDRRSLLLGALVALIVLSAL from the coding sequence ATGAGCAATTCTTCGGGAAGGGATTACGTTTTGGCCATATCCGGTTCTGCCCTCGATACCTCGATACCGGCGCTTTGTGTCGATCTTGACGGCACCTTGGTTAAATCGGATACCCTGGTCGACTCTGCGCTGGTCCTTGCTCGCCAGCACCCGTCGCTGCTTTTGAAGCTGCCCAGATGGCTGATGCAGGGCAAAGCCTCCCTCAAGCGACACATAACAGATGCTGTTTCCTTAGATGTAGCCCATCTGCCCTATAACCGGGAACTGCTGCAATTTCTTGAGCAGCAACACGCTGAAGGCCGCCCCCTGTACCTGGCTACCGCCGCCGATGCCACCCTGGCCCGCCGGGTGGCCGACCATCTGGGGATATTTACGGATGTCCTGGCCTCCGATGGTTCCAATAATCTATCTGGAAACAATAAGTTGGCGTCGTTCAAGCAGCGGTTTGGCGACGACTTCAGCTATATCGGCAATGCCAGGGTCGATCTTCCATTGCTCTCGTGCTGCCGCGAGCCCATGGTCGCCAACCCAACTTCAGGGCTGCGGTCCGCGCTCCGGCGAGCGCACATTACCCCAGCCCGGACTTTCACAGAGCAGGTCTCCCGCCCGAAGGCGTGGCTGAAGGCGATCCGGATCCATCAGTGGGCCAAGAACGTGCTGATCTTCCTGCCGATGTTGCTGTCTCATAGGCTGGTTCCGGCGCTCCTGGTGGCTGCCGGACTGGCATTTCTGGCGTTCGGGCTTTGTGCGTCCGCAACCTATATCGTCAACGATCTGCTGGACATAGAGGCCGACCGGCTGCACCCGCGCAAACGGAGACGCCCGTTCGCCTCCGGAGACCTCTCCGCACTCTCGGGCATAGGGGTGATCGTCACTTTTCTGGTTGCGTCTGCTGCAATTGCCATCGCAATCCCCCATGTAACCGGACGCATATCGCCGTCGATAGCCGCCGCAGCGCCATATCACTTCCTCGGCTCCCACACGCAGTATGCCTTTCTGGGCTGGCTGACGATCTATGCCATCACCACCCTGGCCTATTCGCTGCGGCTCAAGCGTGCCGTGCTTGTTGATGTCATTGTTCTCTCAGGGCTCTATACCATCCGTATTCTTGCCGGTTCGGCGGCTACGGGCGTCGATGTCTCCACCTGGCTGGGAAGCTTCAGCATCTTCTTCTTCCTGTCGCTGGCCTTCGTCAAGCGCTTTGCCGAGCTTGAAAATCTGCGTGAGCGCGGACAGGCGATGGCAAAGGGCCGCGGCTACCATATCTCGGATATCGAGCAGCTTCGCAGCTTCGGCTCCGCTTCCGGCTATGTGTCGGTCGCGGTCCTTACGCTCTATATCTCGAATCTCGATGCGGAACAGCTCTACAGTCACACCAAGCGTCTCTGGCTGCTCGTGCCTGTGCTTCTGCTCTGGATAAGCCGTCTCTGGCTTCAGGCATCGCGCGGTGAACTTGATGAAGACCCGGTGGTCTACGCCATTACCGACCGGCGCAGCCTGCTGCTCGGTGCTCTTGTGGCGCTGATCGTGCTCTCCGCACTCTAA
- a CDS encoding pyridoxamine 5'-phosphate oxidase family protein — protein sequence MGKQFDRIEQVHREFIERQHIFFNASAAATGRVNVSPRDVAALRILDANTVIYVDRTGSGNETAAHLLADGRLTLMFCAFTGSPMVMRLYGQGRIVSRPGEEYSALLATYFDNVEPPGARQIVWLDVDLVQTSCGMNVPFFDFTGDRDQLTRWAEAKGEEALDQYRRQKNSHSIDGFPTGMFDAVP from the coding sequence ATGGGCAAACAATTCGACCGTATCGAGCAGGTGCATCGAGAGTTCATTGAGCGCCAGCACATCTTTTTCAATGCTTCCGCGGCGGCAACCGGCCGGGTGAACGTCTCTCCCCGCGATGTCGCCGCGCTGCGCATTCTCGACGCCAATACGGTCATCTATGTCGACCGCACAGGCAGCGGGAACGAAACCGCGGCCCATCTGCTGGCAGATGGCCGGCTAACGCTGATGTTCTGTGCCTTCACCGGGTCGCCGATGGTCATGAGGCTTTATGGGCAGGGCCGGATCGTCTCTCGCCCCGGCGAGGAATACAGTGCTTTGCTCGCGACGTACTTCGATAACGTAGAGCCACCAGGGGCGCGGCAGATCGTGTGGCTCGATGTCGACCTTGTGCAGACCTCCTGTGGAATGAACGTGCCGTTCTTCGACTTCACCGGCGACCGCGATCAGCTCACGCGCTGGGCCGAAGCTAAAGGGGAAGAAGCGCTCGATCAATACCGCCGCCAGAAAAACTCCCACAGCATCGACGGGTTTCCCACAGGCATGTTCGACGCCGTTCCTTAG
- a CDS encoding FMN-binding negative transcriptional regulator: protein MYVPKFNEETRIPVLDGLMRLHPLASLVTMGSSRLFATHLPMVLHRDDETHAILRGHISRANRQWRDYDPGISALAIFAGPQHYITPNWYPEKAVSGKVVPTWNYAVVHAYGKLKIVEDAAWLLTHLNSLTDTHEAASAIPWKVTDAPADYVESIAKGIVGIELSIERLEGKWKVSQNQNEQTRASVAEGLAKLDTESSLAMRLLVNGERRG, encoded by the coding sequence ATGTATGTCCCTAAGTTCAACGAAGAGACGCGCATTCCTGTGCTCGACGGCCTGATGCGGTTGCATCCGCTTGCCTCGCTCGTCACGATGGGAAGCTCCCGCCTCTTTGCGACGCACCTTCCGATGGTGCTGCATCGCGACGACGAGACCCACGCCATCCTGCGCGGGCACATCTCACGCGCCAACCGGCAATGGCGAGACTACGATCCCGGTATTTCGGCGCTTGCTATCTTCGCAGGTCCGCAACACTACATCACTCCAAACTGGTATCCGGAGAAGGCCGTCAGCGGGAAGGTTGTTCCTACGTGGAACTACGCGGTCGTCCACGCCTACGGCAAGCTGAAGATCGTCGAAGATGCCGCATGGCTCCTCACGCATCTCAACTCACTGACCGACACGCACGAGGCTGCGTCGGCTATTCCGTGGAAGGTCACGGATGCTCCTGCCGACTACGTTGAGAGCATCGCCAAAGGCATCGTGGGCATCGAGCTTTCCATTGAAAGACTTGAAGGGAAGTGGAAGGTCAGTCAGAACCAGAATGAGCAGACCCGCGCCTCTGTTGCCGAGGGGCTTGCGAAGCTCGATACCGAATCCAGCCTCGCCATGCGTTTGCTCGTCAATGGCGAACGAAGAGGCTGA
- a CDS encoding cell division protein ZapA, giving the protein MDQTAQKAQAVQANPTPAQQPQATADAQQERQSVAVDIFDQVYHLRGTDTAYIEQLAHVVDTKMRAVSALGNTVDSLRVAVLAALNIADELETLRARYESLSGSLSLSQVTMRSRAGSLAGLLDEVLEDRKVG; this is encoded by the coding sequence ATGGATCAGACAGCCCAGAAGGCCCAGGCAGTCCAGGCGAACCCCACCCCCGCGCAGCAGCCTCAGGCTACAGCCGATGCTCAGCAGGAGAGGCAGTCCGTCGCCGTCGATATCTTCGATCAGGTCTATCACCTTCGCGGGACCGATACCGCATACATTGAGCAGCTCGCCCACGTCGTCGACACGAAGATGCGCGCCGTCTCCGCGCTCGGCAATACGGTCGACTCGCTTCGAGTCGCGGTGCTTGCCGCCCTGAACATCGCCGATGAGCTGGAGACGCTACGTGCAAGATACGAGAGCCTCTCTGGAAGCCTCTCGCTCTCGCAAGTGACGATGCGCTCCCGCGCCGGGTCACTCGCCGGACTACTCGACGAAGTACTGGAAGACCGCAAGGTCGGCTAA